Proteins encoded together in one Epinephelus lanceolatus isolate andai-2023 chromosome 4, ASM4190304v1, whole genome shotgun sequence window:
- the LOC117259483 gene encoding uncharacterized protein LOC117259483 — MTTGMSTAGVHRGFLRKYGGFMFKQWKEKYIVLTLEGSLLVCRDAESPPDQVVALQTNCEMIVEGREILDLPKLPPGGRRDCCFALILPQNKFLLLLTDNSDDCNLWLNLIRKVREGVMSPLTIQRQCSITPCITDRDPLPDSSSDKDPGSPRFCEGTPPLSRVTERGGSFRDRGQNQASVPRRPFRSVSVAPPHRVSDCLRHGNSSDARAVRAVCLLMGGAAASSALGYLNSCSPSSPLASRAPEIAHGVGGFSELPAGGSFHACSQDVDSPHFNSFDFEGDSDFDAFDCGGFAF, encoded by the exons GTGGAAGGAGAAGTATATCGTGCTGACCCTGGAGGGAAGTTTGTTGGTGTGCCGAGATGCAGAGTCCCCTCCAGACCAGGTGGTTGCACTACAAACCAACTGTGAGATGATTGTAGAGGGACGAGAAATCCTGGACTTGCCTAAGTTGCCTCCAGGGGGCAGGAGGGACTGCTGCTTCGCCCTCATCCTGCCACAAAACAAATTCCTGCTGCTCCTCACTGACAATTCTGATGACTGCAA tctgtggctgAATTTGATCAGGAAAGTGAGAGAG GGTGTTATGTCACCCCTGACCATTCAGAGACAGTGCAGCATCACTCCCTGTATCACCGACAGAGACCCCCTGCCTGACTCCTCCAGTGATAAAGACCCTGGGTCCCCGAGGTTTTGTGAGGGCACCCCTCCTTTGTCTCGAGTCACTGAACGGGGAGGCTCATTCAGAGACAGGGGCCAAAACCAAG CCAGTGTACCACGACGGCCTTTTCGCAGTGTTTCTGTGGCCCCCCCTCATCGTGTGTCTGATTGTCTTCGCCATGGCAACAGCAGCGATGCACGGGCAGTGCGGGCAGTGTGCCTGCTGATGGGAGGGGCAGCGGCCTCTTCTGCCCTGGGCTACCTCAACTCCTGCTCCCCTTCTTCTCCCCTTGCCAGCAGAGCCCCAGAGATCGCTCATGGCGTAGGGGGCTTCTCTGAGCTCCCCGCAGGAGGCTCTTTCCATGCCTGCAGCCAGGACGTAGACTCCCCTCACTTCAACAGCTTCGACTTTGAAGGAGACTCCGACTTCGATGCATTTGACTGTGGAGGATTTGCGTTTTAG